The following proteins are co-located in the Tachysurus vachellii isolate PV-2020 chromosome 19, HZAU_Pvac_v1, whole genome shotgun sequence genome:
- the LOC132862015 gene encoding protein-glutamine gamma-glutamyltransferase K-like has product MSSHSSSSSSTRGDVVNAAGRRSARPGRFPYVRPNANTETPIPTMHNETTPGQLSVRSIDLLKTKTGQNRLEHHTDRYQSENLIIRRGQSFQMWIELSQAFKPKSDRLHLELRLGLMPMLSRGTLVTVHLVEKLENKRWEAKIIEQKDTRIKLSVSSPPTAPIGRYELSVITWTPKGINRFSRKSENDIYLLFNPWCKDDSVFMDEENERNEYVMNDVGKIYYGNESQIGNRNWNFGQFADGVLAACLFILEKSQALSSGWGDPVNITRVVSAMVNSNDDQGVIVGNWSGSYDNGTSPSLWTGSVEILRQYHKAKGKPVKYGQCWVFAGVTNTVLRCLGIPTRCVTNFSSAHDTDVSLTTDVYFDEKMRPIESLNNDAIWNFHVWNETWMARPDLPAGMGGWQVVDATPQETSQGTFCCGPAPVSAIRDGLVNVKYDAPFVFAEVNSDRIYWQRNIDGTFTQTSVQKSVVGCNISTKAVESDQREDITHLYKHPEGSDAERISVETASRYGSKPNTYTRAVASDVTLQVALKGAGPWVGEDAQLSFILKNSSIEKRSIELYCQVAIMYYTGVLKGTVKKDEIAVKLKSSEVQTLDWTLPYDLYKEKLVDHSALMLTVLGRVSETKQVLATRFNFRLRTPDLVITPVGDAVVGKEMAANITFKNPLPRILKNVMFRIEGLGLMKANNIAYGDVGSLATITHTVKFTPTVSGLRKLLASLDCQQLTQVHGAADILVMEK; this is encoded by the exons ATGTCTTCACATTCCAGCTCGTCCAGCTCGACACGAGGCGACGTCGTAAATGCGGCAGGCAG ACGTTCCGCAAGACCGGGCCGCTTCCCCTACGTCAGGCCCAATGCGAACACTGAGACGCCGATACCGACAATGCACAATGAGACAACCC cTGGTCAGTTATCAGTGCGTTCTATAGACCTCCTCAAGACCAAAACAGGCCAGAATCGCCTGGAGCATCACACGGACCGATACCAAAGCGAAAACCTTATTATCCGTCGAGGGCAAAGCTTTCAGATGTGGATAGAGCTCTCACAAGCTTTTAAACCCAAATCTGACAGACTGCACCTCGAGCTCAGGCTAG gccTTATGCCAATGTTATCACGAGGCACGCTAGTGACTGTTCATCTAGTTGAAAAGTTAGAGAACAAGAGGTGGGAGGCCAAGATTATCGAGCAGAAAGACACCAGGATAAAGCTGTCCGTCAGCAGCCCACCGACTGCTCCCATTGGTCGCTACGAGCTCAGTGTGATAACATGGACCCCGAAAGGAATCAACAGGTTCAGTCGCAAGTCTGAAAATGATATCTACCTCCTGTTTAACCCCTGGTGtaaag ACGATTCTGTGTTTATGGATGAAGAGAACGAGAGGAACGAGTATGTTATGAATGATGTGGGGAAGATCTACTATGGAAACGAGAGTCAGATTGGGAACAGGAACTGGAACTTTGGACAA TTTGCTGATGGGGTTCTTGCAGCATGTCTGTTCATTCTGGAGAAAAGTCAAGCGCTCTCTTCAGGTTGGGGAGACCCTGTCAATATCACCAGAGTTGTCTCAGCCATG GTCAACTCTAATGATGATCAAGGTGTGATAGTAGGGAACTGGTCGGGTAGCTATGACAACGGGACTTCTCCATCGTTGTGGACCGGCAGTGTGGAAATTCTGAGGCAGTACCACAAAGCTAAAGGAAAACCTGTTAAATATGGGCAGTGCTGGGTCTTTGCTGGGGTCACCAACACAG TCCTCAGGTGTTTAGGCATTCCCACCCGCTGTGTCACAAACTTCAGCTCTGCCCACGACACGGACGTTTCCTTGACGACCGATGTGTATTTTGATGAGAAAATGAGGCCGATCGAGAGCCTCAACAACGACGCAATTtg GAATTTTCACGTGTGGAATGAAACCTGGATGGCTCGGCCTGATCTACCGGCTGGCATGGGGGGGTGGCAGGTGGTGGATGCCACGCCTCAAGAGACGAGTCAGGGCACATTCTGTTGTGGCCCCGCCCCTGTGTCGGCCATACGTGATGGACTGGTCAATGTCAAATACGATGCCCCCTTTGTCTTTGCTGAG GTCAACAGTGACAGGATCTACTGGCAGAGGAACATTGATGGCACCTTCACTCAGACCTCCGTTCAGAAGAGCGTTGTTGGCTGCAACATCAGCACCAAAGCGGTCGAGTCTGACCAGAGAGAGGATATCACACACCTCTACAAACACCCAGAAG GGTCTGATGCTGAGCGAATCTCCGTGGAAACCGCTTCCCGCTACGGCTCCAAGCCTAACACTTACACCAGGGCTGTGGCTTCTGATGTCACATTACAGGTCGCCCTGAAAGGGGCCGGGCCGTGGGTGGGAGAAGACGCACAGCTGTCCTTCATCCTGAAAAACAGCAGCATTGAGAAGCGCAGTATTGAGCTCTACTGCCAGGTGGCGATCATGTACTACACCGGAGTGTTAAAGGGCACAGTGAAGAAGGATGAAATAGCGGTGAAGCTCAAATCCAGTGAAG TTCAGACACTAGATTGGACCCTTCCATATGACCTGTATAAGGAGAAGCTGGTGGACCATTCGGCGCTGATGCTCACCGTGCTTGGACGTGTCAGTGAGACCAAGCAGGTTCTAGCGACCAGGTTCAACTTCCGCCTGCGTACGCCCGACCTCGTCATCACC CCTGTAGGAGACGCAGTAGTGGGGAAAGAGATGGCGGCTAATATAACGTTTAAGAATCCGCTGCCGCGCATCCTGAAGAACGTCATGTTCCGCATCGAGGGCTTGGGCTTGATGAAAGCAAACAACATTGCCTACGG TGACGTGGGCAGTCTGgcgaccatcacacacacagtgaagttCACTCCTACTGTATCTGGTCTGAGGAAACTTCTCGCCTCTCTGGACTGTCAGCAGCTCACACAGGTTCACGGTGCTGCCGACATCCTTGTCATGGAGAAGTGA